A genome region from Penaeus vannamei isolate JL-2024 chromosome 20, ASM4276789v1, whole genome shotgun sequence includes the following:
- the LOC138865233 gene encoding rhodopsin-like isoform X1, with translation MSTWNSPVQDTVLPSTNPYGNYTVVDTVPESILHMVHSHWYQYPPMNPLWYGLLGFWMVIMGSLSLAGNFVVIWVFMTTKALRSPANLLVVNLAISDFFMMLTMTPPLLVNAYWGTWILGGFFCELYGFFGSFFGCVSIWSMVFITADRYNVIVKGVSAEPLTSGGAMSRIAGTWLFTLAWCLPPFFGWNRYVPEGNMLACGTDYLTETELSRSYLYIYSVWVYLFPLAYIIYSYTFIVKAVAAHEKGMREQAKKMGVKSLRSEEAQKTSAECRLCKVALMTVTLWFVAWTPYFIINWGGMFNRTMVTPLFSIWGSVFAKANAVYNPIVYAISHPKYRAALEKKLPCLACNTEGRDGGSDTGSTATAQSNEKAESA, from the coding sequence ATGTCGACATGGAACAGCCCAGTCCAGGACACTGTCCTTCCATCCACCAATCCTTATGGGAACTATACAGTGGTAGATACAGTGCCAGAAAGTATTCTTCATATGGTACATTCGCACTGGTATCAGTACCCTCCCATGAATCCCCTCTGGTATGGACTTCTCGGCTTTTGGATGGTAATTATGGGATCACTATCCCTGGCTGGTAACTTCGTTGTCATTTGGGTATTCATGACAACTAAAGCTCTACGATCACCAGCCAATCTCTTGGTCGTCAACTTGGCCATCTCCGACTTCTTCATGATGCTTACCATGACTCCTCCTCTTCTGGTCAACGCTTACTGGGGAACATGGATTCTCGGAGGATTCTTCTGTGAGCTGTACGGCTTTTTCGGTTCCTTCTTCGGTTGCGTGTCCATCTGGTCCATGGTCTTCATCACTGCTGACCGATACAACGTCATCGTCAAGGGAGTGTCTGCTGAACCTCTCACATCTGGTGGTGCTATGTCGAGGATTGCTGGCACTTGGCTTTTCACTCTTGCTtggtgccttcctcccttcttcggatGGAACCGATATGTACCTGAGGGTAACATGCTTGCATGTGGTACTGACTACCTGACTGAGACTGAACTCTCTAGGAGTTATCTCTACATCTACTCAGTGTGGGTATATCTTTTCCCTCTTGCCTACATCATCTACAGCTACACCTTCATCGTCAAGGCTGTTGCTGCTCACGAGAAGGGAATGCGAGAACAGGCCAAGAAGATGGGAGTCAAGTCGTTGAGGAGTGAGGAAGCCCAGAAGACCTCTGCTGAGTGCCGTCTGTGCAAGGTTGCTCTCATGACCGTCACCCTGTGGTTCGTGGCATGGACCCCATACTTCATCATCAACTGGGGAGGAATGTTCAACAGGACCATGGTtactccccttttctccatctggGGTTCCGTCTTCGCCAAGGCCAACGCCGTCTACAATCCCATCGTGTACGCCATCAGCCACCCCAAGTACCGAGCTGCCCTTGAGAAGAAGCTACCTTGCCTTGCCTGCAACACTGAGGGCAGAGATGGTGGGTCTGATACTGGATCCACTGCCACTGCTCAGAGCAATGAGAAGGCCGAGTCTGCTTGA
- the LOC138865111 gene encoding rhodopsin-like produces ILDGSFWSMVFITADRYKVIVKGVSAEPLTSGGAMMRIAGTWAASLTWCLPPFFGWKRYVPEGNMLVCGTNYLMETGLYRSYLYVYSVWVYLFPLAYIIYSYTFIVKTVAAHEKVMKKQAKKVGVKSLRNEENQKTCAECRLAKVALMTVILWFVAWTPYFIMDE; encoded by the coding sequence ATTTTGGATGGTTCCTTCTGGTCCATGGTCTTCATCACTGCCGACCGATACAAAGTCATCGTCAAGGGAGTGTCTGCTGAACCTCTCACATCTGGTGGTGCTATGATGAGGATTGCTGGTACCTGGGCTGCCTCCCTTACCTGgtgccttcctcctttcttcggaTGGAAGCGCTACGTACCTGAGGGTAACATGCTTGTATGTGGTACTAACTACCTGATGGAGACTGGACTCTACAGGAGCTATCTGTACGTTTACTCAGTGTGGGTATATCTTTTCCCTCTTGCCTACATCATCTACAGTTACACCTTCATCGTCAAGACTGTCGCGGCTCACGAGAAGGTAATGAAAAAACAAGCCAAGAAAGTAGGAGTCAAGTCTCTTAGAAATGAGGAAAATCAGAAAACCTGTGCTGAATGCCGCCTGGCCAAGGTTGCTCTCATGACTGTCATCCTGTGGTTCGTAGCTTGGACCCCCTACTTCATCATGGACGAGTAG
- the LOC113818605 gene encoding rhodopsin: MSTWNSPVQDTVLPSTNPYGNYTVVDTVPESILHMVHSHWYQYPPMNPLWYGLLGFWMVIMGTLSLAGNLIVIWVFMNTKSLRSPANLLVVNLAISDFFMMLTMTPPLLVNAYWGTWILGAFFCELYGFFGSFFGCVSIWSMVFITADRYNVIVKGVSAEPLTSGGAMMRIAGTWAFTLAWCLPPFFGWNRYVPEGNMLACGTDYLTETELSRSYLYIYSVWVYLFPLAYIIYSYTFIVKAVAAHEKGMREQAKKMGVKSLRSEEAQKTSAECRLCKVALMTVTLWFVAWTPYFIINWGGMFNRTMVTPIFSIWGSVFAKANAVYNPIVYAISHPKYRAALEKKLPCLACRTEGRDDGGSDTGSTATAQSNEKAEST; encoded by the coding sequence ATGTCGACATGGAACAGCCCAGTCCAGGACACTGTCCTTCCATCCACCAATCCTTATGGGAACTATACAGTGGTAGATACAGTGCCAGAAAGTATTCTTCATATGGTACATTCCCACTGGTATCAATACCCTCCCATGAACCCTCTCTGGTATGGGCTTCTCGGCTTTTGGATGGTTATCATGGGAACGCTATCCCTGGCTGGTAACTTGATTGTCATCTGGGTATTCATGAATACCAAATCTTTACGATCACCTGCCAATCTCTTGGTCGTCAACTTGGCCATCTCCGACTTCTTCATGATGCTTACCATGACTCCTCCTCTTCTGGTCAATGCTTATTGGGGAACATGGATTCTCGGCGCATTCTTCTGTGAGCTGTATGGCTTTTTCGGTTCCTTCTTCGGCTGCGTGTCCATCTGGTCCATGGTCTTCATCACTGCTGACCGATACAACGTCATCGTCAAGGGAGTGTCTGCTGAACCTCTTACGTCTGGAGGTGCTATGATGAGGATTGCTGGCACTTGGGCTTTCACTCTTGCCtggtgccttcctcccttcttcgggtGGAACCGATATGTGCCTGAGGGTAATATGCTTGCATGTGGTACTGACTACCTGACGGAGACTGAACTCTCTAGGAGTTATCTCTACATCTATTCAGTGTGGGTGTATCTTTTTCCTCTTGCCTACATCATCTACAGCTATACCTTCATTGTCAAAGCTGTTGCTGCTCACGAGAAGGGAATGCGAGAACAAGCCAAGAAGATGGGAGTCAAGTCTCTGAGAAGCGAGGAAGCCCAAAAGACCTCTGCTGAGTGCCGTCTGTGCAAGGTTGCTCTCATGACCGTCACCCTGTGGTTCGTAGCATGGACCCCTTACTTCATCATCAACTGGGGAGGAATGTTCAACAGGACCATGGTTACTCCTATTTTCTCCATCTGGGGTTCCGTCTTCGCCAAGGCCAACGCCGTCTACAACCCCATCGTATACGCCATCAGCCATCCTAAGTACCGAGCTGCCCTTGAGAAGAAGCTTCCTTGCCTTGCCTGCAGGACTGAGGGTAGAGACGATGGTGGCTCTGATACTGGATCCACAGCCACTGCTCAGAGCAATGAGAAGGCCGAGTCTACCTGA